From Xanthocytophaga agilis:
CAAATAATATTCTTCACTAACATAATTAATAGAGGGCAGATGGTCTCCACGTTTTAATATACCTTTTCCAATATCGTGAATAACAGAAGATACGATTTGTTTGTATTTAGGTGTTTTCTCTTCAGGATTAATCTGTAATCTATACATAAGAGTTGAAAATTAAACAATGGATTGCCGGTATTTGGAGTATGTAGATGCAATACACAATCTGTAATACCTGTATATAATCTTTGGAATAACAGGAAAGTACAGGAAAGACGCAGAGTAAAGTTCTTTTATTTTTACATCATCCACAAATTAATACATTTAAAACAATGAATAATCCAGCAGTGTCTGCTTACAAATATGTGAGCTATTTATGGGATCATGCACATGCAGAAACGTTAGCAGGAGATGAAGTTGCACTTTTACTTTATCGTTCGAACTTACTGGGGGCTGACTTACGATTGACTAACTATGGTGGAGGAAACACCAGCGTGAAAACGGTAGAAACAGATCCTTTAAGCGGCACACCAACGGATGTAATGTGGGTGAAAGGTTCCGGAGGGGATATTGGCACACTCAAACGTAGCGGATTAGCAGCATTGTATCTAGATCGTTTGCATGCTTTGAAAAAAAGATATCGGGGACTAGCTTTTGAAGATGAAATGGTAGAATTGTTTAATCATTGTATATATGATCTATCATCCAAAGCTCCCTCTATTGATACTCCTCTACATGCATTCTTACCCTACAAACATATTGATCACCTTCACCCTGATGCGGCCATTGCTATTGCGGCAGCAAAAGATGGAAAGCGAATCAATCAGGAGCTATTTAATGGAGCTATTGGTTGGGTAGACTGGCAGCGTCCGGGGTTTGATCTGGGGTTGAAACTTCAGCAGGCTGTAACAGAGAATCCTGATTTAAGAGGTATAATGTTAGGTTCGCATGGCTTATTTACATGGGGAGACACTGCCTATGATTGTTATGTAAATACACTAGATGTAATAGAACGCTACTCGGAGTTTTTACAGGAGAACTATGGCAAAAAAGGCCCTGTATTTGGAGGAGTAGAACTTAATTCTTTATCTAAAGAACAAAGACTACAGCAAGCAGCTCTCTTAGCGCCTACATTACGCGGATTTTGTTCTTCACATACTAACATGATCGGACATTTCACTGATGATGATCGGGTACTGGAGTTTATTAATTCAAAGGATCTTAGTAAACTAGCACCTATGGGAACCAGTTGTCCAGACCACTTTTTACGGACAAAGATCAGTCCGCTGGTAGTAAATCTTAAACCTGAAGAGGACCTTACCAATACAAAAGCACTAAAGGAAAAGTTGTCACCTGCCTTTGATGCTTATCGGGCAATGTATACCAATTACTACGAAACCTGCAAACATCCAGATAGCCCAGCTATGCGTGATCCTAATCCGGTTGTGATTCTCTATCCTGGAGTAGGTATGTTTACTTTTGCCAAAGACAAACAAACTGCCCGTGTTGCTGCTGAGTTTTATATTAATGCCATCAATGTGATGCGTGGAGCAGAAGCTGTTTCTGAATATACTTCTCTGCCACAACAGGAAGCATTTAATATAGAATACTGGCTTCTGGAAGAGGCAAAGTTACAACGTATGCCTAAACCCAAGCCACTTACAGGTAAGGTAGCTCTGATAACAGGTAGCGCTGGTGGTATAGGTAAAGCAATTGCCAGAAAATTTGTAGAAGAAGGTGCATGTGTTCTTCTCAATGACAATGACAGTACACGTCTGGAAGGTGCAACAGAAGAATTCAAAAAATCATTTGGCAAAGATGCTTCAGCTTCTGTAGTGCTGGATGTTACATCCGCAGAGGCAATTACAAAGGCTTTCGAACAAGCTTCATTAAGTTTTGGAGGTATTGATATTATTGTGAACTGTGCAGGCCTCTCCATCTCTAAACCTATTGAAGAAACGACAGAAAAAGATTGGGATTTGCTATATAATGTATTGGTTAAGGGTCAATACCTTGTATCTCAGGCAGGTGTTAGTGTATTACGTAAGCAAAGTCTCGGTGGAGATATTGTCAATATTGTCAGCAAAAATGCACTGATGTCCGGACCTAATAACATTGGGTATGGCTCTGCAAAAGCGGCACAGTTGCATATGAGTCGATTACTGGCAGCCGAACTTGCCGGAGATAAAGTTCGGGTAAATGTAGTAAATCCGGATGCTGTTATTGCAGATAGTAAAATATGGCAAAGTGGCTGGGCTGAAGGACGGGCTAAAGCCTATGGTATCTCTGTGGAAGAATTGCCTGCCTATTATGCCAAACGGACATTACTTAATGAGATTATTCTTCCGGAAGATATTGCGAATGCGGTATTTGTATTAGTAGGAGGACTATTATCCAAATCCACAGGTAACATGTTGAATGTAGATGGTGGCTTAGCGAATGCCTTCCCTCGTTAACACTTGTTAGCTATTGAAAACGCGCTTAAAGCGCGTTTTTCTTTCTCTTTACAAAATAGTATTTTTCTAGTGCAAAGTATGAAAATACACAATACGCTAACCACTTACTATCCTGTAGGCAACATCATTTTTTATTCTTAATTATTCACTCTTACACCTGTTCTCACTATGCGTATCCAATCGTCTCATATAGATCAATACAATGCCAGTGCGATCAAAGTTCATGAAAATAACTATCGCATAACCAAAGAACTGCTGGCTCAAAAATCAATTGATGCAGATGCTGTTGTTGAGAAACTCCGGCAATTTCAGATAGCAATTCCCAGCTGGGCTTTGGGAGCTGGTGGAACCCGGTTTGGACGTTTTTCAACAGGTGGAGAACCCGGCAATCTAGAGCAAAAACTGGATGATATCGGGTTGCTGCATGCCCTTACCAGATCAGCTGGAGCTATCTCACTACATATTCCATGGGATATCCCACGTGATGCTCAAGCTATCAAGCAGCAAGCCAGCGAACTGGATATTGTATTTGATGCGATGAATTCCAATACCTTTCAGGATCAGAAAGATCAGGCTTTGAGTTATAAGTTTGGTTCCCTTTCACATATCAATGCAGATGTACGTAAACAAGCTGTAGAGCACAATATAGAAGTAATAAGCTATGGGCAGGCACTAGGCTCCAAGTCTATAACCGTTTGGCTGGCAGATGGCTCAAGTTTTCCCGGCCAACTAAACTTTCGCAGAGCACTAGACAATACATTACGGTCTTTACAGGAGATCTATGCTCAGTTGCCTGCCGACTGGCAACTTTTTATTGAATACAAACCCTATGAGCCGTATTTCTACTCAACAGTTATTCAGGATTGGGGTACTTCATTTTTGTTGGCAAATGAATTAGGTAATAAAGCCTATACTTTAGTTGACTTAGGACATCACTTGCCTAATACCAACATTGAACAAATTGTTTCCACGCTCATGTACCGGGGTAAACTGGGAGGATTTCACTTTAACGATTCCAAATATGGTGATGATGATCTGACAGTAGGTAGTATCAAACCATACCAATTGTATCTCATATTTAATGAATTAGTGTACGGACTGGAAAACAATACAGCACAGAATCCAGCGCCTGCCTGGATGATTGATGCCAGTCACAATCTCAAAGATCCTCTGGAAGATCTGATTCAATCACTGGAAGCTATCCGTTTGGCTTATGTCCAGGCATTGATAGTAGATCGCCAAGGCTTATGGGATGCTCAATTAAACAATGACGTGTCTGTTGGTCAGGAAATTCTACAAGATGCATTTCGGACGGATGTACGTCCACTATTACAGGAAGCACGTTTGCGTTCAGGGGGTGTTATAGAGCCTATCAAAGCCTATCGCTACTTAAATATACGACAACAATTGATTAAGGAACGGGGTAGTGTCACTGTGGCAACAGGCTTATAAGAATAGCATACCTTTTAGTGTAGATCATGA
This genomic window contains:
- a CDS encoding bifunctional aldolase/short-chain dehydrogenase, producing MNNPAVSAYKYVSYLWDHAHAETLAGDEVALLLYRSNLLGADLRLTNYGGGNTSVKTVETDPLSGTPTDVMWVKGSGGDIGTLKRSGLAALYLDRLHALKKRYRGLAFEDEMVELFNHCIYDLSSKAPSIDTPLHAFLPYKHIDHLHPDAAIAIAAAKDGKRINQELFNGAIGWVDWQRPGFDLGLKLQQAVTENPDLRGIMLGSHGLFTWGDTAYDCYVNTLDVIERYSEFLQENYGKKGPVFGGVELNSLSKEQRLQQAALLAPTLRGFCSSHTNMIGHFTDDDRVLEFINSKDLSKLAPMGTSCPDHFLRTKISPLVVNLKPEEDLTNTKALKEKLSPAFDAYRAMYTNYYETCKHPDSPAMRDPNPVVILYPGVGMFTFAKDKQTARVAAEFYINAINVMRGAEAVSEYTSLPQQEAFNIEYWLLEEAKLQRMPKPKPLTGKVALITGSAGGIGKAIARKFVEEGACVLLNDNDSTRLEGATEEFKKSFGKDASASVVLDVTSAEAITKAFEQASLSFGGIDIIVNCAGLSISKPIEETTEKDWDLLYNVLVKGQYLVSQAGVSVLRKQSLGGDIVNIVSKNALMSGPNNIGYGSAKAAQLHMSRLLAAELAGDKVRVNVVNPDAVIADSKIWQSGWAEGRAKAYGISVEELPAYYAKRTLLNEIILPEDIANAVFVLVGGLLSKSTGNMLNVDGGLANAFPR
- a CDS encoding sugar isomerase, with the protein product MRIQSSHIDQYNASAIKVHENNYRITKELLAQKSIDADAVVEKLRQFQIAIPSWALGAGGTRFGRFSTGGEPGNLEQKLDDIGLLHALTRSAGAISLHIPWDIPRDAQAIKQQASELDIVFDAMNSNTFQDQKDQALSYKFGSLSHINADVRKQAVEHNIEVISYGQALGSKSITVWLADGSSFPGQLNFRRALDNTLRSLQEIYAQLPADWQLFIEYKPYEPYFYSTVIQDWGTSFLLANELGNKAYTLVDLGHHLPNTNIEQIVSTLMYRGKLGGFHFNDSKYGDDDLTVGSIKPYQLYLIFNELVYGLENNTAQNPAPAWMIDASHNLKDPLEDLIQSLEAIRLAYVQALIVDRQGLWDAQLNNDVSVGQEILQDAFRTDVRPLLQEARLRSGGVIEPIKAYRYLNIRQQLIKERGSVTVATGL